The nucleotide sequence TAAAACCCCTCCCACTCACCAGCGGGCCGGGTTAGCACAGTGGTAGTGCAGCGGTTTTGTAAACCGAAGGTCGGGGGTTCAAATCCCTCACCCGGCACCAGTTTGGGTGGTTGGGTGTGCTTAGCTTTTCCAGAAAATTGATCGTCCCCTTTCATCACCCGCACGTGGTAGAGGGCACCTGTCCATGCGCCGTCATCAGTCATCATAACAAGCGGGATTGATTCCACGGCTTTCCAGATGCGCCTGAAGCTGCCCCCATTAAACCAGGCATTGATCCACATCATCCGTGGCTGCGCCCGTGCAATGTGGCTGATGGCAGGCAACAGCGGGTTATGCTGAGCCTCCAGACAGCGTGTGAAAGATTGCCTGGTTTTCCGGATGACATGCGCGACCGGCTGGATGAGGGGCCAGGCAATGCCATCATCCTGTCCATGAGCCATAGCGACATCGACGATTATCTGGGCCTGACAATTGAAACCATCTGCCGCACCCTGACGGCGTTATGGCGGCAAGGGCTGGTCAGCCTCTGCAAATCCTTTCCTCAAGCAAGACGATGGGATGCGGGCCGTATCGCGCAGTTACCCCATATCGCGCAGGTGCACTGACACGATATGGGTGTAGAAGCTTCAGATCAGGCTGTTACCGCCATATCCATGCCGACCGTCTTATCAGCCGGATAAGGCCCTCCAGCCCTGATCTGAATCGCCAGCAGCGCGATACTGTCAGGGGCACGCTCCCCAAGTGGCAGAACGGCATTGCCGTTGGTCCAGCGGCAAGGCACGGCCTCCATCGCACCCCAACCCGGCAGGTCGCTTTGTCTTAGATGACTCTCGATATGACGAGTGGACGCGGCCTCGAACAAAAGAACCTCGCCAACCAGCACCCCGAGTTGCCGACGATCATCGACGAACGGGCCGATCATATCGCAGGGACGGCTGCTGCGGGAGGCAATGCGCACATCCCTGACATCTCCCGACACCATGAACATGACACGATCCTCGGTCTTGCGGACAGGACGGAGGATCTGCCCACCATCCGTCACCAGATGCAGCGCCGCATCATTCGTAAAACAGGCTGTGACCGTGCGGTCAGGAAGACCGGCCTGTTCCGCGCGGGCCTCGATCTGACGGAACAGCGGCTCGACAAAATCCCGCGATACACAGAGAGGCGCCGCGGCAGCGTTCCAATCCAGATTGCGCCGACCATCGATCGCCACAACGCGGCCCTTGCTCTGGAACGCATAGCGGTTACCGGTATCGAGATAGCTTTCTGTCAGAACACCATCCGCCCTGATCACCGAATGGGTCTCGGTTTCGATATGATAGCAATCATAAACCATGAAGGTTTTATCGTAGAGGATAGAACGGCCATTCACGAGCATCCTCACCGGAACGAAGGCTCCGTCGAGGAACAGGCAATGTTCACCCGTGATCAGCATATCCTTGCACGGCACATCTGGAGCAATAGCATCTTTCAGCACGCGCACCGGATAGCCGGCAAGATCGTCAGGAACGGAAGGCTGGACCCGCATCTGTGATTTTCCAACCCATGTCACCTTGCGGACAGAGACTGTTCCACCATGATAGGTGGCGATGTCATCCCCAACCTCAATGTCCTGTACAGGAACATCTCCCCGCGCCAGGGTGATCATGCTGTCAGCCAGGAAGCAGGGCGCCGATCCATCGATACCGGCATAGGTCACCAGCCTGCCGCCACCCGCCACGGTCGTCGGCTCTGTGACAATGGCCCCGGCAGAGACCGTCATGGTGAAAGCACCCGCCGAGGCATTACCCAGATAAGGGGACGTGACCGTGGCACCGGACATGACTGTCACATTGGCGGCACTATCCGCATCGGGGCCGCTATTGATGTAGGTATCGTTGATGGAACTGCCCCCGGCAGAAATCCTGACCACATTCGAATTATAGGTATTTCCCGACACCACCCCGCCATTGGCAACGACCAGATAGCCGTTCACTTCCAAAGAATCCGTCATCGTACCGCCATTGAGCACGGAGACCGTTGGAACACCGCCGGCAATCGTCGCCCCGGACACGACCGCGCCGCTGGAAATGGTCAGCGTGTTGATGCGGGACATCAACACCGGGCCGGTGACGGATTGCGTACCGCTCTGGTAATAGGTCACGCCGCTGATATTGACCGCAGACCAGTTGCCGCCGCTCAGAAAGGTGAAACCTGAAAGCGGGGGCTCGGTATTCGGGGTTCCACTGCCATATGTGGCCGCCATGGAAACGACCGAGCCAGAGGTCGCCGTCACCGCAGATACATGCGCGCCGGAGGATACAACAGCGGTCGCCCCCGCCCCCACCGTCAGCCCGGACACATTCGCACCGGAACCAACGATGACACGCAAGCCGTTCACTGTTCCACTGTTGAAAGTCGCCCCATTCAACGTCCCGCCGGCCGTCACCGAAACGGTCGCAGCGCCATCCGCAGCGGGGCCATCATTGACAAAGGTATCATTGATGGAACTGCCGCCAGCGGCAATCGTCACCACATTCGAATTATAGGTATTCCCCGATACAACACCGCCATTGGCAACGATCAGATAGCCGTTTACCTCGACAGACTCCGTCATGATGCCACCGCTGAGAACAGACACGGTGGGAACGCCTCCATCCAGAATGGCACTGGAAACAACCGCGCCGCTGGAGATAGTCAGCGTGTTGATGTGGCCCAGCACCACCGGTCCGGTCACCGAAGTCGCGCCGCTTTGATAATAAGTCGTGCCGTTGCTATTGACGGCGGACCAATTGCCGCCACTGAGATATGTAAGGCTCATTGAGGTCTGGCTCCATCGTTGTTGAGTGCTGCCATTGAAGGAATTGTCTTGATGGTTGAAATAACCGCTTCAGGCGTAATCAAACGTGAGCATTCAAACTGCCTGTCCGTGTTTTCATGGCGCGGACACCAGAAAATATTATTGTGATCAAACATGATTCTGGGATCATTCCAGCAGGAATTACAGGCATTCCAGTTGATGACCCGGTATGGCGTATAAAATTCGTTGGTCGGGTGGGTAAAACCCGAAATCAATACGACATCAATCCCGACTGCCCAGGCCAGCCAGGAAAGTCCTGAGCTGGTGCCAATGAAAAATTCGGCATGGGTCAGCCAGCGTACACGTTCTTCCAAAGGACGATTACCGGTCTGATCCTCGCAGCCATGTGGAAGATGGTTCCAGACCCAGTTTTTGCCATGTACCGATTTCTGATCGATACAGATCACCCGCAATCCCTGCTCTTTCAGGAATTTGATGACCTCTCTCCATCCATCGGGATTGTTCCAATATTTGCACTGCGATGATGCCTGCGCGGCAATGCAGACATAGCGCTCCTCGATGGGTCTGGAGTCATCACGGACAGCGATTGCAGGCCTGACCTCACCCGGATCGACACCCAGTATATAGGCCGCCGTCTTGTGGAGGCCGACATGCCGGAAGTCGCTGGGCTGCCAGTTATTTTCGGTATCCGTAAAGAACAAACCAATCCGGTAAGTTGCATAGGCTTGTTCCTGCATATCGGACTTGGCCAGAACTTCCTTCGTGGTGAATTCGATGTTCGGATACTGATCCTTGAACAGGGCAATAAATTTATCAGCAACGACACAAATCGTTCTGGCGCCTGTTTTCTCCTGAAAACGTGGCACATAGGAGAACCAGCCAATCGCATCTCCCAGCGTGCCAACCGGTATCTGGATCAGGATGATCTTGTCGGCCGGATCGAACTGATGATGGAAAACATCCCTGATACTGCCATCATCGGATACAAAAAAAACCCTGATCTCATAGCGCAGAAAATATCGCTTCGCCGATTGCAGACGGCCATTTTTCAGATCGCCGTGATACAGGATTACGCCAGATGCCTTATCACGCAGTGTCACCCGCCAGACACCATCCTCCCGCTCTGGAAAATGGACTCTGGCACCGTCGTTGAAATCAAAACGAATATCCTCAACCCCTTCCTGCGTCGGGACGGAGGGAGCCGGAAGATATGCCCCTCCATGGAGGCAGGCAGACTCTGCGACCAAAACAGGAAACCCCTTATATGCGCTGATTTTCAATCAAGAAAATAGGACGACTATCTTTTCCCGAGACAACAAATTTTTATTGTGCAAGGAAATTGATAATACAACTGCGTTAACAAAATGTTATTTATATAGTTTCAAGAATTATTATTAAATAATTCTTGATTTGTGATTGAATATTGATTTGTTATTTTCTACTGCTGGTAATATTTTATCCAGCCATCAGAGACTGCCGGCAGCCAACTGAACGCAGAAAGGCGTGCAGGATAATGGCACGCAGCTGGTTTTTATCTGAATAGGCTGGCTGGGGCGGGAGGATTCGAACCTCCGCATGGCGGAATCAAAATCCGCTGCCTTACCGCTTGGCTACGCCCCAACATGCCGTAACGCGGAGAATCAACCGGAGAGGCAATCCTGCGCACCGCCGCTTGATAAGCGGAACCGGCGCGCAGGTCCATCCCCCCTGGTCAGGATTTAGTGCCGGAAATGGCGCATACCGGTGAACACCATGGCCAGACCGGCCGCATCCGCCGCGGCGATCACCTCATCATCCCGTACCGAGCCACCCGGCTGAATCACGGCCGTTGCACCGGCGGCAGAGGCGGCCTCCAGACCGTCGGCGAAGGGGAAGAATGCATCCGACGCTACCACGCTGCCTGCGATCAGCGCGCCGCCTTTCTGGGCGGCAATGCGGGCGCTGTCGACGCGGCTCATCTGCCCGGCACCAATGCCGGTGGTGGCCAGATCTTTCGCATAGATGATGGCGTTGGACTTCACATGCTTGCAGACCCGGAAAGCGAACAGAAGATCACGCCATTCCGCGTCCGTCGGCGTCCGCTTCGTCACCACGCGCAGATCCTCGCGCCGGATGCGGCCATTATCGCGCGTCTGCACCAGCAGCCCCCCCGCCACGCTCCGCACCGCCATGCCCCGCTCAGCCGGGTCCGGCATGCCACCGGTCAGCAGCAGACGCAGCGCCTTTTTGCGTGCCACGATCTCCAGCGCGGCCTTATCCGCATCGGGGGCGACAATCACCTCGCTGAAAATGCTGGTGATACGCTCGGCCGCTTCTGCGTCTAACGTGCGGTTGAGGGCCACGATCCCGCCAAAAGCCGAAACCGGATCGCAGCGTAGCGCCATATCCCACGCTTCTGCCAGACTGGCCGCCGAGGCTACGCCACAAGGATTGGCGTGCTTGACGATGACGACGCTTGGCTGTTCGAACTCGGCCACGCATTCAAAGGCGGCATCAGTGTCGTTGATGTTGTTGTAACTCAGCTCCTTGCCCTGAAGCTGGCGCGCGGTCGCAGCGCCGGGACGCGCCCCCAGCGCATAGAAAGCGGCGCTTTGATGCGGATTCTCGCCATAGCGCAGCCCCTGCCTCAGGCTGCCACCAATGGAGAAATGACGCGGAAATTCCTCCTGAACCGTCCCTTGAGTCGCAAACCAGGTTGCAATGGCGCTGTCATAGGCCGCTGTGCGGGCAAAAGCCGCCGCCGCCAGCCGACGGCGCAGCGTGGCATCCGTGCCGCCATGCGCGGTGAACTGCTCCAGCACTGCATCATACTGCGCCGGATCGGTGACGATGGTGACGTGATCGTGGTTTTTAGCCGCCGCACGGGTCAGGGCGGGGCCGCCAATATCAATATTTTCGACACAGGTTTCGAAATCCGCACCGGAGGCAACGGTGGCTTCGAACGGGTAAAGATTGACGCAGACCAGATCAATCGGGGCAATGCCGTGCTCATTCATCTGCGAGACATGTTCCGGTAGATCACGGCGACCGAGAATACCGCCATGGATCTGCGGCACCAGCGTTTTCACCCGGCCATCGAGGATCTCAGGGAAACCGGTATGCGCAGAGACATCCTTGACCGCCACTCCGGCCGCCCGCAGCGCCGCGGCGGACCCGCCGGTGGAGAGAATCTCCACCCCGCCAACTGCAAGCGCCTTGGCAAAGGGGATCAACCCGGTCTTGTCGGAGACGGAAATCAGGGCGCGACGAATAGGGGCGGTAGCGGTCATGATGGGTGCGAACTCCGGCTTGAAGACTGCTAGCGTGTCTCCCAAGCCGTGGGCGGCGACAATAGCCTTCGCCGCATGCCCGCCTCCCTGCTGCCTTATGGGCCGGCTGTCTTTGAGCCTCCTGTCTTTGGGAAAATCAGCGGGCGGCGTGAAGCTCCGGCCGCACTGGCAGGTTCTGGGCTTCACGCACCGCCACCCAGGCTTTCGTCACGGCGTCGGAGAACATCATCCCGGGTGCCTTCTGACAAACGCGATAGACGGTGCGGGCGCGTTCGATCTTGTGCGGGGTGCTGTCCGGCAGCTCTGCCGTCGGCAGTCCCTTCGCGGCGGCGTTGCTTTCCAGAGTGCGGAAAGCATCATCGATTGTCTCGAACCAGCCGATCTTGCGGGAGGAAATATGGTTGCGCGCCACCATCGCTTCGATCCGGCGACTGTTGACCACCTCCCCCACCGCAGCACTGTAATCGGCACAGCGCGGGCGATAGTTGTCCGTGGCGGCCTGAGCCTGTTTGACGGGCAGAAAGCCACTGACTGCAACAGCTACAGCGGCAAGTCCGGCAAACGGATGAAGCATCTTCCTGGAAAGCTGCATGATAGGAGATCTCCGGCACGTCGGTTCGACAGACCCGGCGGTAATGCCGGATATGTCTCATTTAGACATGTCGAACGGCGGATGCATCCATCTTCGCACCTGCACAATACTATGTCACAATCCGGCAGATGTTGTGAAATATAAGGCCGTTTCAAGGCAACGCAGAGAGGCCGTGAGAAGGAATGCTCCCTTCTTCTTTCTCGCGCTTATTCTTTCTCGATTGTGCATTGCAGGGGATGCTGGTTATGGCGGGCCAGATCCATCACCTGCGTTACCTTGGTCTCGGCGACCTCATAGGTGAAGACACCGCAGACCCCCACCCCGCGCCGATGCACATGCAGCATGATCTGGGTCGCTTCTTCGCGGGTTTTCTGAAAAAACCGCTCCAGCACATGCACGACGAACTCCATCGGCGTGTAGTCGTCGTTCAGCATCAAGACTTTATACAAGGACGGCTTGCGTGTTGCCGGGCGCGTTTTCGCAATCAGTCCGGTGCTGGTGCCATCCCCGGCATGACCCTGCCCGTGCTCATCGCTGCCATGGATATCGATCATGGTATTCTTCCCGTCATGAAGCCGTACCACGCGCCACTGGGGCGCGGCTTGCGCCAGCCTACCATATCGGATCAGGGCTGGCGGGGGAAAGAGGGAGCAGGCAGGGGAAAAGCACCCGATGCATACTGTAGACACAAGCAACGGAAGCGGGATCGCTCACCCCATCCGATCGACGGCAGCAGAGACACGCTCGGTCAGAGGGGCCAGCGCCTGCTCCGCCACCCGCATGGAAGCATCCGCCAACCGGCTGGTATCAACCACGGCTTTTTCCATCACATCGCGGGCAAAGCTGTTCTGGACCTCAATCATATCCTGCACAGAGCGGGTTTCCGCCATACGGCGCATGGCATTGGTGGCCGTTTCCAGACCATCCTGAGCACTGGCAAGCCATTGACGGGACAGTTCCTGAAACCCGCCGGCCCAGACCTGACTGCACTGAAGCAAGGCATCAAGATTGTCGCGATGGAAGGCCATCAGATCGTCAGGGCCTGGAATCATACTGCATCATTCCCGTTCATCCCGCGCCGGGAGGGAGCGGAGGAGACGTTCAGACTATACGGCCTGGTCTATCCGGCATCGGCAGGCATCATGAACACCATTCCCGGACCGTCATAAAACATGAACCGTCATGTTGCATTGCAACACGAGATATCAGGTAGCCCTCCCTCCCCTTAAAGTCAA is from Granulibacter bethesdensis and encodes:
- a CDS encoding helix-turn-helix domain-containing protein, which translates into the protein MRDRLDEGPGNAIILSMSHSDIDDYLGLTIETICRTLTALWRQGLVSLCKSFPQARRWDAGRIAQLPHIAQVH
- the clpS gene encoding ATP-dependent Clp protease adapter ClpS, encoding MIDIHGSDEHGQGHAGDGTSTGLIAKTRPATRKPSLYKVLMLNDDYTPMEFVVHVLERFFQKTREEATQIMLHVHRRGVGVCGVFTYEVAETKVTQVMDLARHNQHPLQCTIEKE
- a CDS encoding Hint domain-containing protein; protein product: MSLTYLSGGNWSAVNSNGTTYYQSGATSVTGPVVLGHINTLTISSGAVVSSAILDGGVPTVSVLSGGIMTESVEVNGYLIVANGGVVSGNTYNSNVVTIAAGGSSINDTFVNDGPAADGAATVSVTAGGTLNGATFNSGTVNGLRVIVGSGANVSGLTVGAGATAVVSSGAHVSAVTATSGSVVSMAATYGSGTPNTEPPLSGFTFLSGGNWSAVNISGVTYYQSGTQSVTGPVLMSRINTLTISSGAVVSGATIAGGVPTVSVLNGGTMTDSLEVNGYLVVANGGVVSGNTYNSNVVRISAGGSSINDTYINSGPDADSAANVTVMSGATVTSPYLGNASAGAFTMTVSAGAIVTEPTTVAGGGRLVTYAGIDGSAPCFLADSMITLARGDVPVQDIEVGDDIATYHGGTVSVRKVTWVGKSQMRVQPSVPDDLAGYPVRVLKDAIAPDVPCKDMLITGEHCLFLDGAFVPVRMLVNGRSILYDKTFMVYDCYHIETETHSVIRADGVLTESYLDTGNRYAFQSKGRVVAIDGRRNLDWNAAAAPLCVSRDFVEPLFRQIEARAEQAGLPDRTVTACFTNDAALHLVTDGGQILRPVRKTEDRVMFMVSGDVRDVRIASRSSRPCDMIGPFVDDRRQLGVLVGEVLLFEAASTRHIESHLRQSDLPGWGAMEAVPCRWTNGNAVLPLGERAPDSIALLAIQIRAGGPYPADKTVGMDMAVTA
- the purH gene encoding bifunctional phosphoribosylaminoimidazolecarboxamide formyltransferase/IMP cyclohydrolase; its protein translation is MTATAPIRRALISVSDKTGLIPFAKALAVGGVEILSTGGSAAALRAAGVAVKDVSAHTGFPEILDGRVKTLVPQIHGGILGRRDLPEHVSQMNEHGIAPIDLVCVNLYPFEATVASGADFETCVENIDIGGPALTRAAAKNHDHVTIVTDPAQYDAVLEQFTAHGGTDATLRRRLAAAAFARTAAYDSAIATWFATQGTVQEEFPRHFSIGGSLRQGLRYGENPHQSAAFYALGARPGAATARQLQGKELSYNNINDTDAAFECVAEFEQPSVVIVKHANPCGVASAASLAEAWDMALRCDPVSAFGGIVALNRTLDAEAAERITSIFSEVIVAPDADKAALEIVARKKALRLLLTGGMPDPAERGMAVRSVAGGLLVQTRDNGRIRREDLRVVTKRTPTDAEWRDLLFAFRVCKHVKSNAIIYAKDLATTGIGAGQMSRVDSARIAAQKGGALIAGSVVASDAFFPFADGLEAASAAGATAVIQPGGSVRDDEVIAAADAAGLAMVFTGMRHFRH
- a CDS encoding phasin family protein codes for the protein MIPGPDDLMAFHRDNLDALLQCSQVWAGGFQELSRQWLASAQDGLETATNAMRRMAETRSVQDMIEVQNSFARDVMEKAVVDTSRLADASMRVAEQALAPLTERVSAAVDRMG
- a CDS encoding autotransporter strand-loop-strand O-heptosyltransferase, encoding MVAESACLHGGAYLPAPSVPTQEGVEDIRFDFNDGARVHFPEREDGVWRVTLRDKASGVILYHGDLKNGRLQSAKRYFLRYEIRVFFVSDDGSIRDVFHHQFDPADKIILIQIPVGTLGDAIGWFSYVPRFQEKTGARTICVVADKFIALFKDQYPNIEFTTKEVLAKSDMQEQAYATYRIGLFFTDTENNWQPSDFRHVGLHKTAAYILGVDPGEVRPAIAVRDDSRPIEERYVCIAAQASSQCKYWNNPDGWREVIKFLKEQGLRVICIDQKSVHGKNWVWNHLPHGCEDQTGNRPLEERVRWLTHAEFFIGTSSGLSWLAWAVGIDVVLISGFTHPTNEFYTPYRVINWNACNSCWNDPRIMFDHNNIFWCPRHENTDRQFECSRLITPEAVISTIKTIPSMAALNNDGARPQ